CGGATGGTGCACGGCCGCACCGTGTTTGCGGCCCCAGCCGTGCATCGACCTGTACGAGGCGGTGCGCGCGGGCGACCTCGACAAGGCGCAGGCCCTCTACGACGACCTCAAGCCGCTGCTGCAGTTCATCGTGGCGGGCGGCCTGCCCACCACCGTGAAGGCCGGGCTGGATCTGCTCGGTTTCCCGGTCGGGGATCCCCGTGCGCCGCTGCTGCCGCTCGACGATGACGGCCGCGCGGAGCTGAAGAAATTGCTCGCCGGTTAGCGGCGGTCGCGAGCGCGGCAGAGCCGCGCGATGGGGGCGCCTCCCGCTTGCGGGGGACGGGCCGCCGCCATCAGGACTAGCCCAGGCTGGGCGCGGCGAAGGTGTCGCACTTCTTCGGGTCACCGGTCTGGTAGCCGACGGTGAACCAGTGCTGCCGTTGCTCGGACGAGCCGTGCGTCCACGACTCGGGGTTGACGCGTCCGGTCGCTTCCTTCTGGATGCGGTCGTCGCCCACCGACGCCGCGGCCGACAGCGCGTCGGCGATGTCCTGGTCGCTCAAGGGCTGCAGGTAGGGCACGCCGGTGCTTTCCTGCTTGACGGTCGACGCGTAGTGCGCCCAGATCCCGGCGTAGCAGTCCGCCTGTAGCTCGGTGCGCACGCCGTTGCCGCCGGCGCCCTGCGCCCCCTGCTGGGAGCGGCCCAGAATGCCCTGCAACTGCTGCACGTGATGGCCGTATTCGTGGGCCACCACGTACTCCTGGGCGAACGGGCCACCGCTGGAACCGAACTTGTCGACGAGCTCGGCAAAGAAGTCGGTGTCGAAGTAGGCCGTCTGGTCCACCGGGCAGTAGAACGGACCCACCGCGGTGGTGGCCGGGCCGCAGCCGGTGTTCACCGAGCCGGTGAACAGTCGCACGTGCGGCCGGGTGTAGCCCTTCATCAGCTGGTGCCACACCGCGTCCACGGAGTTGCCGGTGGCGACCACGCGGCACTGCACGTACTTGTTGGCATCGGCGCCGGTCTTGCACTGGCTGAGGTCGAACCCGGGCGCCGAGTAGCCGCCGGTGTTCGTCTGCTGGTTCATCACGCGGCCCGGGTCCACGCCCAGCAGCAACGCCCCGATCAGGATGAGCAGCCCGAGCCCACCGCCCCCGATGGCCATCCCCATGCCGCCGCCGGACGACGACGCGGTGCTGGTGTCGATCTGCATACCCTCGTTGAAGCTCATCGCGCGCTCCTAACGTTGCCCGGTCGCGGCGAACCGCGTATCGGTGTACTTGCGCAGGTTGCGCAGGTATCGGCGGAGTTCCAGGTTCAGCAGCGGCCCCACCACGTACATCGCCAGCCGCGCCGGACCGGCGGGCTTCTGCGCCATGGTCCACGTCAGCCGGCAGCCACCCGGGATGACCTCGACCCGGTAGTCTTCGACGAACGCGGCGACGGCCTGCGTCGAACATTCGTTGAACCGAAAAGCCATGTGGCTGAACGGCTCCCACGCCAGAAACTCCTCGTTGCCGACCATGCCGCCGCGCATCTCGACGACACGGGTGGTGCCCACGCCGCGCGGCTCCGGGCTGGTCCAGGTCACCTTGGTGATCACCGACGCCCAGCGCGGCCAGGACTGTTCGTCGGCGAGCACTTCGAACAGCTGCTCGGGCGTGATGGCGAGTTCGACGCTGTTGCGGAACACGAAAGGCGCGCTGTCGATGAAGCTCACGCCGACCCGGTCGCAAGGGAACATGGGATCAATCTAGCCGGGGCCGTCGCTGGCCGCGGCCAACAGCGGCACAAGGACGTCGCTGATCGGGGTCGGCAGGTTGTGGGCGCGGGCCTTGCGGATGATCACGCCGTTGCGGATGTCCCATTCCATCCGCCGGTGGTGCTCCCGGTCGGCCAGGATCGAGGTGCCCATGTCCTCGGGGGCCCGACGGAAACTGTCGACCAACTCATCCACCGCCTCGTCGCCGAGTCGGGCGCCCTCGGCCCGCGCCACCGCCAGGCATTCGGCCACGTAGCGCCGCGACAGCGCCGCGACGTCGTCGCGGCGGAACATGCCGGATCGCCGCCCGGACAGCGCCTCGAACCCGGCCAGCGCATTGGCGAGCAGCTTGCGCCAGGCCGCGGTGATGAAGTCGGGGTCGCAGTCCACCCGGCAGCCGGCTCCGCGCAGCAGCTCGGCGACCTCCTCCGCCGCGGGCCCGCTGGGCAGCACCAGCCGGGCCTCGGTGCGCAGCCGCACCCACCCTTGGGGCTGGGTCTCCGCGCCGTACCAGACGATCCCGGGCACCACCGGTGACGAGGGGCAGTGCGGCTGCACCTGCTCGACCTGCTCGACCCCGTTCTGCAACACGACGACGATGGTGTGCTCGGCGCACAGGCGGGTCAGCCAGCCGGCCGCGTCGTCGTTCTGGGTGGCCTTGACCGCCAGCAACACGACGTCGACCGGGCCGCTCACCGCGGCGGGATCGGTGTGCACCGGCCCGGGGACCACGATCGGATCCGCGCCGTCGGGCC
This genomic interval from Mycobacterium sp. SMC-2 contains the following:
- a CDS encoding neutral zinc metallopeptidase — protein: MSFNEGMQIDTSTASSSGGGMGMAIGGGGLGLLILIGALLLGVDPGRVMNQQTNTGGYSAPGFDLSQCKTGADANKYVQCRVVATGNSVDAVWHQLMKGYTRPHVRLFTGSVNTGCGPATTAVGPFYCPVDQTAYFDTDFFAELVDKFGSSGGPFAQEYVVAHEYGHHVQQLQGILGRSQQGAQGAGGNGVRTELQADCYAGIWAHYASTVKQESTGVPYLQPLSDQDIADALSAAASVGDDRIQKEATGRVNPESWTHGSSEQRQHWFTVGYQTGDPKKCDTFAAPSLG
- a CDS encoding SRPBCC family protein, which codes for MFPCDRVGVSFIDSAPFVFRNSVELAITPEQLFEVLADEQSWPRWASVITKVTWTSPEPRGVGTTRVVEMRGGMVGNEEFLAWEPFSHMAFRFNECSTQAVAAFVEDYRVEVIPGGCRLTWTMAQKPAGPARLAMYVVGPLLNLELRRYLRNLRKYTDTRFAATGQR
- a CDS encoding oxidoreductase, encoding MATNPPTRFALVGPGAVGTTVAALLHAAGHSVLLCGHTPRDNLELRPDGADPIVVPGPVHTDPAAVSGPVDVVLLAVKATQNDDAAGWLTRLCAEHTIVVVLQNGVEQVEQVQPHCPSSPVVPGIVWYGAETQPQGWVRLRTEARLVLPSGPAAEEVAELLRGAGCRVDCDPDFITAAWRKLLANALAGFEALSGRRSGMFRRDDVAALSRRYVAECLAVARAEGARLGDEAVDELVDSFRRAPEDMGTSILADREHHRRMEWDIRNGVIIRKARAHNLPTPISDVLVPLLAAASDGPG